In Aphelocoma coerulescens isolate FSJ_1873_10779 chromosome 3, UR_Acoe_1.0, whole genome shotgun sequence, a single window of DNA contains:
- the VIP gene encoding VIP peptides isoform X2, which translates to MEHRGASPLLLALALLSALCWRARALPPRGAAFPPVPRLGNRMPFDGASEPDHARGSLKSESDILQNTLPENEKFYFDLSRIIDSSQDSPVKRHSDAVFTDNYSRFRKQMAVKKYLNSVLTGKRSQEELNPAKLRDEAELLEPSFSENYDSVDELLSHLPLDL; encoded by the exons ATGGAGCACCGCGGCGCCTCCCCGCTCCTCCTCGCCCTCGCCCTCCTCAGCGCCCTCTGCTGGCGGGCGCGGGCGCTGCCCCCGCGGGGCGCCGCCTTCCCTCCCGTGCCGCG ATTGGGAAACAGAATGCCATTTGATGGAGCCAGTGAACCTGACCATGCCCGTGGGTCATTAAAGTCAGAATCAGATATTTTGCAGAACACATTACCTGAAAATGAGAAATTCTATTTTGATCTGTCCAGAATTATTGATAG CTCCCAGGACAGTCCTGTCAAGCGCCACTCTGATGCTGTCTTCACTGACAATTACAGCCGCTTTCGAAAGCAGATGGCTGTGAAGAAATACTTAAACTCAGTTTTAACTGGAAAAAGAAG CCAGGAAGAGCTAAACCCTGCTAAACTTCGAGATGAAGCAGAACTTCTTGAACCATCCTTTTCAGAAAACTACGATTCTGTAGAtgagctgctgagccacctCCCACTG GACCTCTGA
- the VIP gene encoding VIP peptides isoform X1 produces the protein MEHRGASPLLLALALLSALCWRARALPPRGAAFPPVPRLGNRMPFDGASEPDHARGSLKSESDILQNTLPENEKFYFDLSRIIDRNARHADGIFTSVCSHLLAKLAVKRYLHSLIRKRVSSQDSPVKRHSDAVFTDNYSRFRKQMAVKKYLNSVLTGKRSQEELNPAKLRDEAELLEPSFSENYDSVDELLSHLPLDL, from the exons ATGGAGCACCGCGGCGCCTCCCCGCTCCTCCTCGCCCTCGCCCTCCTCAGCGCCCTCTGCTGGCGGGCGCGGGCGCTGCCCCCGCGGGGCGCCGCCTTCCCTCCCGTGCCGCG ATTGGGAAACAGAATGCCATTTGATGGAGCCAGTGAACCTGACCATGCCCGTGGGTCATTAAAGTCAGAATCAGATATTTTGCAGAACACATTACCTGAAAATGAGAAATTCTATTTTGATCTGTCCAGAATTATTGATAG AAATGCAAGGCATGCTGATGGAATTTTCACCAGTGTCTGCAGCCATCTTTTGGCTAAACTTGCTGTGAAGAGATATCTGCATTCGCTTATTAGAAAACGAGTTAG CTCCCAGGACAGTCCTGTCAAGCGCCACTCTGATGCTGTCTTCACTGACAATTACAGCCGCTTTCGAAAGCAGATGGCTGTGAAGAAATACTTAAACTCAGTTTTAACTGGAAAAAGAAG CCAGGAAGAGCTAAACCCTGCTAAACTTCGAGATGAAGCAGAACTTCTTGAACCATCCTTTTCAGAAAACTACGATTCTGTAGAtgagctgctgagccacctCCCACTG GACCTCTGA